The Castanea sativa cultivar Marrone di Chiusa Pesio chromosome 4, ASM4071231v1 sequence gtatataatatatagttcATATTTTACCTGAACATGTCCTATATcgtatattatattattctttatttagtAAAGTCTTTTAAGTCCAGATTATTCAAATCTCTTGTACCTCAAGGGAGTGGAAGCGAAGCTGTTGTAGTTGGCtcatatttgaaatttgaattttattttttgttgagaaaaggTTCATATTTAATAGTGGGCCACTAAGTTGAAGGCCTTAAGTTATGATGCAAAAGAGTGGAGTAGGCGAGTCGAAAGGCCAATCCAAACATAGGGAAAAGCTAACAATCTCGTGGTGCAATTCGTAAACCTATGCAACTGATTTTCTTTTCCCCCTTCTAATAAGAATTGTGAACCCCTCCTTGTGGTGAATCCGAAATTGAACTCAAATGTAGCTAAAAAATTCAACCCTCAAGAAGCAAATTTGCATCCAAAATGATAACTTTCTGGTCCCGTTAAGCAAACATATACGGCGATGTTGAACGGGCAAACCTAGGcaatgttgtttcttttttttcttcattgacAAAAGTATGCATGATAGGATAATTATGATCGATTTTGGTACAATTTTTCCCCTTATGGGATTGCTTCTCGAGACATTAATGGTCTTCCAACTTGTCGGTTCGATAATAGAGGTCGAGCCAAGTAGTCAAGACAAACACCGAACAAAAGGTCAAACAACGTGCCCATCAACTTTTGGCATTGAAAGTTAGATGAATGCTCATTTAACTAATTTAACTCGTGAGGGGTAAGActataaataaaatccaaaagaaaagtCAATCAAGGTGGCCACTCCATCCATCATGCTTATCGAGAAAACtcgtatttttctttttttctcatttattaaGCATAACTCCATATGGTGGTAGAGGATTCTGAGAAaacttctttcccttttttgtgGCCCATGCATTGAGGGGCCCATTCGTTTCGGCTTAAAAATTGAAGCTCAATTGGTCAATATGTAGAATCTAGTACCCCCACATATCTTGTTTGGTAACAACATAATAATACTTTAATTACCAACTTACACCCACAAccttctcaaaaacaaaaaaaaacttacaccCACAAaatctttcaagcaaaaaaaaaaaaaaaaccacaaatattgttaattatatattttatttatataatagagGGTAATGTACTAATGTTTCTTTCATTCCTTTAAGCTCTTAAATTTAGATAAAGGAATAATTTGATgagaaattttggtttttatgcatcatttagttcaatttttttttaaatgatgtacatgtaattttattgatatttaaAGCAGATACTTCTTTCATAACGTTATCACTAGTCTACGCTGCATATAGATTATTCTCTTCGAATATACTGATAATTTGCATAAGAACTGAAAAGTCAAGAATAACAATTTGACAATTCCACTTATATAACCTTAACATGAGAAAATATGATGGAAATTTGGAAGTCTAGGGACAAAGTATATCGTAATCTagattatgaaaaaaagaaaagaaaaaaaaaaagagagtataacgtggtctttaattttttatgaaaaacaaactgGGTTCTTGTTATTagaacaaaatatttcaatCCAGGTACGTCACGTGCCGCTGTGTGGTACgtgtctttatttttatttattttttgagaagattttttttttttttgctaaacttatttttttgagaagatgtgCCAAATGTGTGTATGGGTCTTTATGTGTTTATGTATAAAGTTCGTATATTATacacttttggtttttttggtcATTTGCCGCATTGTAATAGGCCATTTAGATTTCACTAAGACTTCTTGGCCTTATCTCATTGATTTTCACTGTTACGTGTTGGTCATTACTGTATCtatcttctctttctttcattgtATCAATCTcttaaagtcaaaaaaaaaaataaaaaagtatcgatctctttctctcactctctctcttcataGCCGCCTACCTTGAAAATTCAACCTTGTGTGGATGGTGATAATAAATGCCCTCGATATAGTTGCTACGATTCTAATGTCAACGAAAAATTTAATCCTCTTTGAAAGTTCCTCAATTAATTTCCACACATGGTGGTTATTATTTTCATTATGGATGAATAATAATGGTGTAATAGACACAACtaatttggcaatttttttgCATCTTATTAAGACGACACGTTgtaatttttgtcattttgttgaatcaaattttactatatactAATTATAATTTGTACTAAAAATGTGGTGAAATTTGACACGTTTCTGTATATGTGAACCTATATATTGAGACTCAATCTAGCCTTGTACAGTTCTCTCATAACCACAACCATGGCTTCTCTCTCACAACCATCCCTTACTACCACCACCAAGACCCACATTCCCCTTTCCTCTCTGTCTCCATTCTTTCCCAAAAAAATCCAACTTTCTAAATTTCCAAAACGCAACCATCACCTTGCTTCTAGAGTAGTCTCATGCAAAGCCCAAAGTGATGACCAAAATGGACAAGAACAACAATCTCCTCTAGAAAAGTTTGATAGGAGAGATGTACTCATTGGCTTAGGAGGCCTCTATGGTGCTACAAATCTTTACAATGATGGCCCTTTTGCCATGGCAGCTCCTGTGTCTGCCCCAGATCTAACGAAGTGTAGCAAAGCTGATTTACCAGCTGGAGCAAAACCAGTCAATTGTTGCCCACCATCATCCACTAAAATCATTGATTTTAAGCTACCTCCACAAAACTCACCCTTGCGTGTTAGACCCGCAGCTCATTTAGCTGACAAGGAATACATAGCCAAATACTCCCAAGCCATTAAGCTCATGAAAGCTTTACCAGCTGATGACCCAAGAAATTTCACACAACAAGCCAATGTTCATTGTGCTTACTGTGATGGTGCATACGACCAAGTTGGTTTCCCTGACCTTGAAGTCCAAGTTCACAACTCTTGGCTCTTCTATCCCTTCCATCGTTACTACTTatacttttatgaaaaaatctTGGGAAAGTTGATTGACGACCCAACTTTTGCTTTGCCATTTTGGAACTGGGATTCACCTTCTGGCATGAAAATGCCAGCCATGTTTGCTGACCCCAAATCACCACTTTATGATACTTACCGCAATGCAAAGCACCAGCCACCGACCTTGCTTGACCTTGATTATAGTGGGACTGATGAATCAACAACAAGCCAAGACCAATTGTCTAGCAACCTCACCGTCATGTATCGCCAAATGGTGTCAAATGGTAAGAATCCTAAGCTATTCTTTGGCAATGCTTACCGTGCTGGAAGTGATCCTGACCCGGGTGCTGGATCGATTGAGAACATTCCACACGGTCCTGTACACTTATGGTGCGGTGACACCACTCAGCCTAATCTTGAAGACATGGGCAACTTCTACTCAGCAGGTAgagataaattaattaatgataAATTACTGATTCTTTCCTAATTTTAATCCGTTAGGATACAGTGAGTTCGATTATTTTGACCATTATTCTTAATATCTAGCTTTCCATCGATCATAGTATGTaatgagtccgtttggatagaacttattgttgaaaactgaaaacactttagtaaaataatttttaaattggtgaatagtgccgtaggacccatttttacgctccgtttgtttcaatggaaaatcttgtgtaaagatagttttccttattttctaatgtttggtagcataaaaaaatatgagtcaaaggaaaactatctttggtcaatataaaaagtatggcttatttttagagattgttttccattaaatttttttggaaaacaactctatctcacagcaaggtaaataagggaagttaagaggttgtttttcaacttatttacaGTTattaccaaacattggaaaatgagataattttatagaaaatgttttttagaaaatgactcattttctagaaaatatcattattgaaacaaacaaagcgttaatgaaaaagttgatgTGGAGTTGTGGGacctgtgaacagtgcacaaaagTGTAGTTGTCAACCATATGCAgctgaaccaaaaaaaaaaaaactgaaaatgcaGGGCTTCAAAATGCAACGTGAAAACGTTGAATCCAAACGGGCAATgtgtctaaattttttttttaaaaggtacaTATACTAGAATTAGATCATTTTTTTCTATGTAAGTTTTACAAAATGAtgtattatcaataaaaaaaaaattccccctcaagaaaaaaatcaataaaaaaatttgacttattatattatttaaattacaacAATCGCATTTATATATTGTCGGCTGTCATCCTAAAAATTAGGGTCTATTGAAATTTGcttgttgaaattaaatttttttttatggaagtattgtaaataaagataaaagttagttgacATGATAAAATAGGATCcattaatattatcaaaaagtaaagtaaaactcataaatactagcaaaaataaactgaatagtaaaataagttgataaaaataatatttgtcaAACACAGAATagctttaacattttccttagATATTATTAGGGGAATTTAATCATTTGAATGTTATTCTTCGCAGGTAGAGatccaatatttttttctcaccactCCAATGTGGATAGAATGTGGACTATATGGAAAACATTAGGAGGGAAGAAACGATCTGATCCAAAAGACAAAGATTGGTTAAACACTACCTTTTTGTTCTACGATGAAAATGCACAGCCAGTTCGTGTTAAGGTTAAGGACTGCCTTGAGTCTACAAACCTGAATTATGTTTATCAAGACGTGGAAATTCCATGGCTGAAGTCTAAACCAACACCACGTAAATCAAAAACCAAGAAAGTAGCCAAGTTGTTTCAACTAGGAGGAGGTGTAGGTGTAGCACAAGCTGCTGAAACATCATCCCCAAGTGTTAAGTTTCCAGTTGTTTTGGACAAGGTGATAAGGACTGTGGTGTCTAGGCCtaagaaaaagagaagcaaGGATGAGAAGGATGAAGAGGAGGAAGTGTTAGTGGTTGAAGGGATTCAGTTTGAGAGAGATTCGGCTGTGAAGTTTGATGTGTATGTTAATGATGAGGATGACTCCCCCAGTAGACCCGACAAGACTGAGTTTGCTGGGAGCTTTGTGAATGTGCCTCATAGGCATAACCATACGAAGAAAATGAACACTGTCTTGAATCTTGGGATCACTGAGTTGTTGGAGGATTTGGACGTTGAAGATGATGATAGTGTGGTGGTGACCTT is a genomic window containing:
- the LOC142631481 gene encoding polyphenol oxidase, chloroplastic-like — encoded protein: MASLSQPSLTTTTKTHIPLSSLSPFFPKKIQLSKFPKRNHHLASRVVSCKAQSDDQNGQEQQSPLEKFDRRDVLIGLGGLYGATNLYNDGPFAMAAPVSAPDLTKCSKADLPAGAKPVNCCPPSSTKIIDFKLPPQNSPLRVRPAAHLADKEYIAKYSQAIKLMKALPADDPRNFTQQANVHCAYCDGAYDQVGFPDLEVQVHNSWLFYPFHRYYLYFYEKILGKLIDDPTFALPFWNWDSPSGMKMPAMFADPKSPLYDTYRNAKHQPPTLLDLDYSGTDESTTSQDQLSSNLTVMYRQMVSNGKNPKLFFGNAYRAGSDPDPGAGSIENIPHGPVHLWCGDTTQPNLEDMGNFYSAGRDPIFFSHHSNVDRMWTIWKTLGGKKRSDPKDKDWLNTTFLFYDENAQPVRVKVKDCLESTNLNYVYQDVEIPWLKSKPTPRKSKTKKVAKLFQLGGGVGVAQAAETSSPSVKFPVVLDKVIRTVVSRPKKKRSKDEKDEEEEVLVVEGIQFERDSAVKFDVYVNDEDDSPSRPDKTEFAGSFVNVPHRHNHTKKMNTVLNLGITELLEDLDVEDDDSVVVTLVPRFGKGLATIGGIKIEFVS